The following proteins come from a genomic window of Sardina pilchardus chromosome 1, fSarPil1.1, whole genome shotgun sequence:
- the fscn1b gene encoding fascin: MAADGTDPLEIRFGLISSGNKYLTAESFGFTVNASASSMKKKQIWTLEQADGGREEEAVLIRSHLGRYLATDKDGNVTGDSASPPRADCRFLITAHDDGSWSLQSEAHGRYLGGTEDRISCFAQSISPAEKWTVHFAMHPQVNVYSVARKRYAHLSGTRGELAAERDAPWGVDSLLTLVFLDRRYHLQTADNRFLACSGALLNKADSSTGFTLEFRAGKVVFRDSSGKYLAPVGPTGTLKSGKSSRVGKDELFVLERSHAQVVLRASNDRNVSMRQGVDLSANQDEESDQEVFQLEMSKEEAGLCAFRSVRGTFWNLTGSGGLQSNASVKSASCFFHLEWEGSKVALKASNGKYINARKNGQLSATADTPGECEQFCVLLINRPLIVLRGEHGFIGARKADSATLDSNRASYDVYQLQHKGGAYSLKDQADRYWSVGPEGGVTCGSADPDWFELELCGRSQLAIRTAAGRYLHGDHTGALTTKAQTPDKSSLWEY; this comes from the exons ATGGCAGCGGACGGCACGGACCCGCTCGAGATCCGCTTCGGGCTCATCAGTAGCGGGAACAAGTACCTGACGGCCGAGTCGTTCGGCTTCACCGTCAACGCCTCCGCGAGCTCCATGAAGAAGAAGCAGATCTGGACGCTGGAGCAGGCCGACGGGGGGCGCGAGGAGGAGGCCGTGCTCATCCGCAGTCACCTGGGCCGGTACCTGGCGACGGACAAGGACGGGAACGTCACCGGGGACAGCGCGAGTCCCCCGCGGGCGGACTGCCGTTTCCTCATCACGGCGCACGACGACGGGAGCTGGTCGCTGCAGTCCGAAGCGCACGGGCGCTACCTGGGCGGCACCGAGGACCGCATCTCGTGCTTCGCGCAGAGCATCTCGCCCGCGGAGAAATGGACCGTGCACTTCGCCATGCACCCGCAGGTCAACGTCTACAGCGTGGCGCGGAAGCGCTACGCGCACCTGAGCGGCACGCGGGGAGAGCTCGCGGCGGAGCGTGACGCGCCCTGGGGGGTGGACTCCCTGCTCACGCTCGTGTTCCTGGACCGCCGCTATCACCTGCAGACCGCCGACAACCGATTCCTCGCGTGCAGCGGGGCGTTGCTTAACAAGGCCGACAGCAGCACGGGCTTCACGCTGGAGTTCCGTGCGGGCAAAGTCGTTTTCCGCGACTCGTCTGGAAAGTATCTCGCGCCCGTCGGTCCCACGGGCACCCTAAAGTCGGGCAAGAGCTCGCGGGTCGGGAAGGACGAGCTCTTCGTTCTGGAGCGCAGTCACGCGCAGGTGGTGCTTCGAGCCAGCAACGACAGGAACGTGTCCATGCGTCAAG GTGTGGACCTGTCAGCCAATCAGGACGAAGAGTCGGACCAGGAAGTGTTCCAGCTGGAGATGAGCAAAGAGGAGGCGGGGCTATGTGCCTTTAGATCCGTCCGCGGAACCTTCTGGAACCTCACAGGCAGCGGGGGCCTGCAGAGCAACGCCTCAGTCAa gtctGCTAGCTGTTTCTTCCATCTAGAGTGGGAGGGGTCAAAGGTGGCTCTGAAGGCCAGTAACGGGAAGTACATCAACGCCCGCAAGAACGGACAGCTCTCCGCCACCGCCGAcactccag gtgaatgTGAGCAGTTCTGCGTCCTCCTGATTAATCGTCCTCTGATCGTGTTGAGAGGGGAGCACGGTTTCATCGGTGCCCGTAAGGCCGACTCCGCTACGTTGGACTCAAACCGCGCCTCCTACGATGTCTACCAATTACAGCACAAGGGCGGAGCCTACAGCCTCAAAG ACCAGGCAGATCGCTATTGGTCGGTTGGGCCTGAGGGGGGCGTGACCTGTGGATCCGCGGATCCTGATTGGTTTGAGCTGGAGCTGTGTGGGCGGAGCCAGCTGGCCATCAGGACTGCAGCTGGGCGTTATCTCCATGGAGACCACACGGGGGCGCTCACCACTAAAGCACAAACACCTGACAAATCCTCTCTGTGGGaatactag